The genomic DNA CTTACTGCGAAACCGGGCTCAACATGGGCAAAGCGCTTGCCGGCAGGGAGCTGAAAGCAGGCAGGTATATTTTTGCGCTGGTGCCATACATAACCGTAATGCCATCTTTTATGCCTACATTGTACCCTTGCCTGTGCTGGCACCGGCTGTTTTTCAGGCTTTCTGTTTTTATAAGAACCCGAAAATTACCTCCGCTTTAGAAATTTAAATTGGACGTTTTTTCTTTTTTAAACGACACGCCCTAACACCAGCACAACCATTAAATTCACTCCTGAGCCTTTTGTTTCTCTACGTGTGAGTTCGTATATTTTCACACAAACAGAAACCGCTACATGAAGTTGAAGAGTAAAATAAAGTTCGTTAACAAAGATAAAAGCCTGTTTTTTCCGACGCTTCGCAAACGCGTAGACCAGTATTTCGAAGAACGCAACCTGGCACGCACCGCCAATACGGCCATGATAGTGAAGAGCGTTATACTTATACTATGCTACGTGCTGCCCTTTGTGCTGCTGCTGGCGCTGACGCCTTCGCCGGGCATAAGCCTGCTGCTGTGGTTTGTAATGGGCCTGGGCGTGGCCGGCATTGGCATGAGCGTGATGCACGACGCCAACCACGGCGCATACTCGCGCAACCAACGGGTAAATTACCTCATGAGCCATACCCTGAACCTGGTAGGCGGCTCGGCCTTTAACTGGAAACTGCAGCACAATATTCTGCATCATACTTATACCAATGTAGTGGATATGGACGAAGACATTCAGGACCGCCTGGTGCTGCGTTTCTCCCCTCATACCAAAGTTAAGTTCTTCCACCAGCTGCAATGGCTGTATGCCTTCGTGTTTTACGGGCTGCTGACGTTGTATTGGGTGCTGGCCAAAGACTTTGTGCAGTATGTGCTGTTCAAAAATAACGGCGTAAACCCGAATTCCGAAGCGAAGAACCGCAGCATGCTGCTCCGGCTGGTAGTGCTGAAGCTGATGTACTTTTTTGTGATCCTGGGCGTGCCGAGCCTGTTTTTCGGCATTCCGTTTCTGGAGGTGCTGCTGGGCTTTCTGCTCATGCACTTTGTTGCAGGTATCATCCTGACGGTGGTGTTCCAGCTGGCGCATACCGTGGAGGGCACCAGCCACCCGCGGCCTACCGAGCACGGCATCATCGAAAACGACTGGGCCATTCACCAGCTCAATACTACCGTTAACTTTTCGCGCAACAGCAAACTCATCTCCTGGTATGTAGGCGGCCTGAACTTCCAGATCGAGCATCACCTCTTTCCGCGGGTATGTCATGTGCACTACCCGGCCATTGCCGAAATTGTGCGCGAAACAGCTGCTGAATTTGGTATTCCATACCTGGAGAACGAGACCTTTACGCAGGCAGTGCGCTCGCATATTGCCACCTTGCACCGCTTTGGCCGGCTGCCAGGGTTAAATGAGGCCATTGGCTGATATATGAAAAAATTAAAACAAAAGCGGCGGGGAGGAAACTTCCCGCCGCTTTTGTTTTAATTTTATAGTTTCAAATCTAACACCTCATGTCGCACATTGATATCCGTCCCTGCACCGGGCAGGAACTGCATACTTTACAGGATATTGCCATTAACGCCTACGGCGATCATTATTTATACTTGTGGTACGATGGCGGGGCCTGGTACCTGGAGCGCAGCTTTAGCGAGAACACGCTCAAAAAAGAACTGGCCGATCCAAACGCCGCTTTCTTCCTTATTTATGACCAGGACCAGCTAACCGGCTTTCTCAAACTCAACATCGATGCACCCCTGGATAACTACCCTGCCCGGGAGGCGCTGGAGCTGGAACGTATTTACCTTACCAAAGCCGCGTCGGGCAAAGGCATTGGGCGCGAGGTGGTGCGCTTTACCAAAGCCTATGCGCGGGAACGGGGCAAACGCCTGATCTGGTTAAAAGCCATGGACAGCAGCCGCTCTGTGCAGTTTTATGAGCAGAACGGTTTCCGGAAATGCGGCACCTATACCCTGGATTTTGAGCAGATGAAACCCGAGTACCGTGGCATGTACGTATTACAAACCGAGCTATAGCAACAGCAGCAAAAAGGAAGAGTAGACCAATGTAGCTACATTAAACTTTGGGGTGGTGGTTGCTGTTGTAAAGAATACCCATACCTTGGCTATAGATGAAAGAAGACGCTTTGACAATACCTTATTACGATATACTGATTATCGGCGCAGGCCCGATCGGGCTTGCTACCGCACTGGAGGCGCAGCAGGCCGGACTTAGCTACCTGATCGTGGAGAAAGGCTGCCTGGTAAACTCGCTCTACCATTACCCGCTCAACATGACGTTTTTCTCCACCGCCGACCGGCTGGAGATTGGCGGCATCCCGTTTGCCTCCATCCACTCAAAGCCTAACCGGGCGGAGGCTATGGAGTACTACCGCCGCGTAGCCGATACCCGCAAGCTCAACATGCACTTGTTCGAAGAGGTGAACGGGATGGAGCCCCAAGGCGACTTGTACCGCATCAGCACCAGCAAAGGGGCATACCTGGCCCGCAACGTGGTAGTGGCCGTCGGATTTTACGGCAAGCCCAACGTGCTGCACATCCCCGGCGAGGAGCTGGAGAAAGTACGTCATTATTATTTCGACCCACATTTTTATTACCGCCAGAAAGTAGTGGTGGTGGGGGCCAACAACTCGGCGGCCGATGCGGCCCTGGAAACCTGGCGCAAAGGTGCCGAAGTGACCCTGGTGGTGCGCCAACCTGAACTTGGAAGTATAAAATACTGGACCAAGCCTGATCTGGAGAACCGCATCAAGGCCGGCGAGATCACCTGTTATTTCTCTTCCAGCCTAACTGAGGTCCGGGAGCGGGAAGTAGATATCGAAACGCCTGAAGGCAAACTGACGCTGGCCAACGACTTTGTGCTGGCCATGACCGGCTATCAGCCCGACTTCAGCTTTCTGGAGCGGCTGGGCGTGGCGCTGCTGCCCGACGAAAAGTGCCATCCGCAGTACGACCCCGAAACCATGGAAACCAACTTGCCCAATGTATACCTGGCCGGCGTGATCTGTGGCGGCCTGGACACGCATGTGTGGTTTATCGAGAACTCGCGCGAGCACGCCGTGAAAATTGTGCAACACATCGTGCACGTACAGAAAGCGGCAGAAGTATAAGCCTGGCGTTTGCCGGAACCGCTGGTAAATCGCTTTTAGCTGCCGCGTATGTTCGGCTTAATGCCGGCTTCAAAGCATAGTACAAGTATAATTAGTGCCTGCTGCTGCACAGGGCGGCACTTGCCGCATCAGGCACAACCAAATGCTGCCGTGTACGTCCACAAGGGGGCACAGCGCAAAACGAGAGCCGGTCCCGGCTTCTTCCCGGTTATACCTTTATATTAGGATGTACCAATATCTGCTTGTATCTTTGCACATTATTCTTTCGCCTGTTTTAGAACTATAGTTAGGTTTTAAAGGTTAAAGCTACAACAACAGGTCGGGAATGGCCTTTATGCAGATAAGCCTGGCTTGTATGCCTTATCTAATTCCGGCCACTTCTCCGCGAAAGCAGCATACAAGGTGTTGCGCGGTTTTTTTTAGAACCATTTGATGACATTCGAGAATCTTAATTTGATTGAGCCAATCCTAAAAGCTCTTAAAACAGAAGGATACACTACCCCAACCCCCATCCAGGAAAAATCAATTCCGATTATACTTCAGAAGAAAGACTTATTGGGATGCGCGCAGACAGGCACCGGCAAAACGGCTGCTTTCTCTATTCCGATCCTGCAGTTGCTTTCTGAAACAAAGAACCTGAATGACCGTGCGCCCCGCAGAATAAAAGCCTTAATCCTGACGCCTACGCGTGAGCTGGCTCTGCAGATCGGCGAGAGCCTGGCATCCTATGGCAAGCACACCGGCCTGAAGCATACCGTAATTTTTGGTGGCGTGCCGCAGCGCCCGCAAACCGACGCCCTTCGCGCCGGAATCGATATTCTGGTAGCTACGCCGGGTCGTTTACTCGACCTGATGGCGCAAAAGTATGTGCACCTGGACAGCATCCAGATGTTTGTGCTGGATGAGGCCGACCGTATGCTGGACATGGGTTTTGTGAACGATGTCCGCAAAGTGCTCAAAGTGCTGCCAGAGAAAAAGCAATCGCTGTTCTTCTCCGCCACTATGGCGCCTGAAATTCTGAAACTGGCCAATACCATCCTGGTAGATCCGGCGCAGGTAGAGGTAACACCGGTTTCGTCTACAGCCAATACCATCAAGCAGGCGGTATACTATGTAAAGAAAAACGACAAGAAACACCTGCTGCTTCACCTGCTTAAAGATGGCTCTATTGACCGTGCGCTGGTATTTACCCGCACCAAGCATGGCGCCGACCGCGTAGCTAAAGACATGAGCAAAGCGGGCGTGCAGGCCGAAGCCATCCACGGCAACAAGTCGCAGAATGCCCGCGTGCGTGCCCTGGATAACTTTAAAAAGAGCCAGACCCGTGTGCTGGTTGCCACCGACATTGCCGCCCGCGGCATTGACGTGGACGACCTGAGCCATGTGATCAACTTTGAGCTGCCCAACGAGCCCGAAACTTATGTGCACCGTATTGGCCGTACCGGTCGTGCCGGCGCCAGCGGCATTGCACTGTCTTTCTGCGATGCAGAAGAGACGCCATACCTGGCCAGCATCCAGAAGCTGATCTCCAAAGCAGTGCCCGTAATTGATAACCATCCGTACCCGTTAACAGCAAAGGACTTTGCAGATGCGGCCAGCACTATTAAAGAGCAGAAGCAGCAGCGCAGAGGCGGTGGCGGCGGTCGTTCCGGAGGAGGCAATCGTCCAGGCGGTGGCAGCCGACCAGCTGGCAGCAATGGCAGCAACCCGGGAGGCGGTCAGCGCCAGGGTGGCAACCGCAGCAACGGAAACCGTAACCGAACGCATCAATCAAGCTAATTAAGCTATAGTATAAAGTATAAAACGTCCTGCCGGAGATGATCCGGCAGGACGTTTTTGTTTAACAGCGGCAGAACTTTTACAAACCTCGCAGTGTGCATACCTGCCTTGAAGCATTTCGGGGCGCCTGCTTGTGTCTTGCCTGCTACCAGGCAGCGCCCCGGGCAGAAAGCCTTCTAAAGTTGAATCTTCGCTTAAAGATTGGTTTTGTGATTGGTATAGTGATAATTATCATTATATTTTTTATAATCAACACGTATACTTATAAACTCCCACTCCTCCGCCTGACAAGTATCTTGTCCCTGACCGTACTCCTGGGCAACCCACTATTACCACAATAAGCTATGATATTTTTACGCATTCAACGTGTTCGTGGAACATTCCTCTCATTACTGGTGCTGTTGTTATCGGGCAGTTCGCTTTTTGCCCAGGCACTGCTGGACCCTGCTGTTGTTCCGAAATTTAAAAATAAGCTGCCGATTCCTGCTGTTATAGACGCTACCAATGGGGGCAATCGATATCTTACCATGACCATGTCGCAGTTTAAGCAGGACCTGGGGCTGGGCCTGAAAGATGCAGCCGGCAAACCTGTGCTCACTACTGTCTGGGGGTACAACGGCCAGTATCCCGGCCCTACCATACTTGCTAAAAAAGATCAACCTATCACAGTAAAATGGCTCAACAGGCTGGTAGACGAAAATAACCAACCTTTGCCGCACCTGTTGCCTGTGGATAGATCCATTGCATGGGCAGACCCGAAAACACCGGGTGTGCCGCTCGTAACGCACCTGCACGGGGGGCATAACGAATCAGCCAGCGACGGACTGCCCGAGGCCTGGTACACGCCATTTGCACAAAGCAAAGGACCGCATTTTGTTAAAGGCGATGAAGTGCCATACTACTATGACAACAACCAGGACGCCGCCACGCTGTGGTACCACGACCATGCGCTCGGCATCACCCGCCTGAACGTATACGCCGGGCTCGCTGGCTTTTACCTGTTAACCGATGGGTTTGAAAATGGGCTAAGGCGAAGCAAACGATTGCCAAACGAACGCTACGATATTGGCCTGGCCATCCAGGACCGCATGTTCACGACCGACGGGCAACTTTATTATTTAACGGAGCCGGAAGATAAGGAGGCGCCAGAACCCAGCGTTTTGCCCGAGTTCTTTGGCAACATCATTCTGGTGAATGGCAAAGCCTGGCCTGTGCTG from Pontibacter liquoris includes the following:
- a CDS encoding fatty acid desaturase family protein, which encodes MKLKSKIKFVNKDKSLFFPTLRKRVDQYFEERNLARTANTAMIVKSVILILCYVLPFVLLLALTPSPGISLLLWFVMGLGVAGIGMSVMHDANHGAYSRNQRVNYLMSHTLNLVGGSAFNWKLQHNILHHTYTNVVDMDEDIQDRLVLRFSPHTKVKFFHQLQWLYAFVFYGLLTLYWVLAKDFVQYVLFKNNGVNPNSEAKNRSMLLRLVVLKLMYFFVILGVPSLFFGIPFLEVLLGFLLMHFVAGIILTVVFQLAHTVEGTSHPRPTEHGIIENDWAIHQLNTTVNFSRNSKLISWYVGGLNFQIEHHLFPRVCHVHYPAIAEIVRETAAEFGIPYLENETFTQAVRSHIATLHRFGRLPGLNEAIG
- a CDS encoding GNAT family N-acetyltransferase — encoded protein: MSHIDIRPCTGQELHTLQDIAINAYGDHYLYLWYDGGAWYLERSFSENTLKKELADPNAAFFLIYDQDQLTGFLKLNIDAPLDNYPAREALELERIYLTKAASGKGIGREVVRFTKAYARERGKRLIWLKAMDSSRSVQFYEQNGFRKCGTYTLDFEQMKPEYRGMYVLQTEL
- a CDS encoding YpdA family putative bacillithiol disulfide reductase, which codes for MKEDALTIPYYDILIIGAGPIGLATALEAQQAGLSYLIVEKGCLVNSLYHYPLNMTFFSTADRLEIGGIPFASIHSKPNRAEAMEYYRRVADTRKLNMHLFEEVNGMEPQGDLYRISTSKGAYLARNVVVAVGFYGKPNVLHIPGEELEKVRHYYFDPHFYYRQKVVVVGANNSAADAALETWRKGAEVTLVVRQPELGSIKYWTKPDLENRIKAGEITCYFSSSLTEVREREVDIETPEGKLTLANDFVLAMTGYQPDFSFLERLGVALLPDEKCHPQYDPETMETNLPNVYLAGVICGGLDTHVWFIENSREHAVKIVQHIVHVQKAAEV
- a CDS encoding DEAD/DEAH box helicase; amino-acid sequence: MTFENLNLIEPILKALKTEGYTTPTPIQEKSIPIILQKKDLLGCAQTGTGKTAAFSIPILQLLSETKNLNDRAPRRIKALILTPTRELALQIGESLASYGKHTGLKHTVIFGGVPQRPQTDALRAGIDILVATPGRLLDLMAQKYVHLDSIQMFVLDEADRMLDMGFVNDVRKVLKVLPEKKQSLFFSATMAPEILKLANTILVDPAQVEVTPVSSTANTIKQAVYYVKKNDKKHLLLHLLKDGSIDRALVFTRTKHGADRVAKDMSKAGVQAEAIHGNKSQNARVRALDNFKKSQTRVLVATDIAARGIDVDDLSHVINFELPNEPETYVHRIGRTGRAGASGIALSFCDAEETPYLASIQKLISKAVPVIDNHPYPLTAKDFADAASTIKEQKQQRRGGGGGRSGGGNRPGGGSRPAGSNGSNPGGGQRQGGNRSNGNRNRTHQSS